In a genomic window of Clavelina lepadiformis chromosome 7, kaClaLepa1.1, whole genome shotgun sequence:
- the LOC143465709 gene encoding uncharacterized protein LOC143465709 isoform X1 produces MQNSDSVKVSIRVRPFIGRESGCESQWDVDTHKISLKKKDTRDRLRSYIYDRVFNHDEKTNDVYEEIAEPIVQSAMQGFNGTVFAYGQTSSGKTYTMFGSQTNPGIIPMAIHDIFTGIEKTPEREFLLRVSYLEIYNENLKDLLAKDFVTLTIREDEFKNVNVSGLTEHMVASPKDVQRYIARGEQTRQMAATNMNDRSSRSHAIFKMIIESRERVDMNRTRDGDETAVKVAQLNFVDLAGSERASQTGAEGQRLKEGCYINKSLMILGQVINQICKDSEAGGGSLFISFRDSKLTRILQPSLGGNALTAIICTVTLAVADETESTLRFASSAKQIKNKPQVNEVLSDAALLIRQKREINELRKRIKEMEKEKKSEQNEISCLQQNELEDKIQKLTRMLLVSSLPADHKQKQRIRRETWCPGAKGRPKGSALGYQVSPAQNSILEQTRQFSSIDCSRFLEELDQDEQSRIVLSPSQAPKRHFIDESTLNSSIAAKRIRFAEPVSTWKLLEEDLKHVQEELAATKDSLEAEKSVSKDLIEKVDKLNEINVEYHNKIDVLQKQLATKDEMEMKIRKLETDAKLQDEVIEQFLMEQTAEENEKEELKNKIHELSQQIVALEKRNIANSNAGGYQLELQDLYGQLKDTGMEKRRLQQQVDEETERSRLLTSDVERLSLDITKMKEDAAQEVEEYKEKVSSLQSQLEASLSSTKSPDHTDKMENEILVLKSELTSRDDIISDLRKSLNQLEEELSEMALKREKHVTFQDQHQDMSASICQNMSETHKANSVKHSMIGERTHCLEEALEQCEFMATEKEDLKKEKDEIMFKYLEKDKYIDELKSNVDKMSAEINALEEQADFDRNEKKILFEEEKQNQEEIEKLKDNLQSLQNETEAMVEKHNEKILMLQRNINELKNDLKTSPENHQRTILFLKEDVANHEKSAKDAQDLLQESSRKLSEAKGEIIDLQNTIKSKDSELTKLQSDLESYMSLVEMYAESGAVKRCLERSTAENTASNYDDKDFNQSGNEESNLTESLKRDLEERTEELHSVQQTKDLLVSDFEKSRSQQERVIDDLKVELLETKAKLQKILLQTETHRCVHDILVQVSDNAEQDALQSQAEEHQKYEQALQIENSQLLKNATASHTSLEEARQKLITLENCVSDKDNIILKLERQTLHLMEENKKTETTCQEAQRFSEERDQKASQLETDLLLMKENMTGLESKVAEVEELEKKLSLSDENLTLMKSSIEEHERKLEQCQNTIEMTKDELNIASEELQLKTQCISDLEAKLTTKEIDLANSLKVITELEENVAKLRIQFENQMQELETHHSQDDTSSIQIREELYQKNEKICQLQSNLDRLRNQHQSSIDEANRLQEEVFKFQDKAAKLEKSLLEKADLNEKQSILLEEMKTKNLQLEETLSQNHSASNNIKKIAEECDTLKSKHAEQKFQDSESKLHDCSEKLKKTDDIISVPQPTDELETLIQANAKLENELLEKESQLRAALLEVEKEKSAICQLQAKVENLEQSELSKQAQQMQLLQNQDHLSEVEQNFVTLYSEFNEISGKHSALVEEVNVGKIQRDQLMEEMAEKDVLITNLDAKTKSLECDLTDVLNNAEREQVKCRELEDQVKTIRSHILDLENTYEESRIKAAESEMKLTDLNSLLRSKEEEILSLTSNLNKLQNTQEFESKDFQTSSQVQSLATELEKHKETINSLEKEIEEKEKKVAALILQKNEELKQLETELQSLRESSAELQIEADAKAGEFEDMLLQKSQEVEEKSMETSIYIQSLEAEIGQHKETISCLEKSIQETKDLLKEASTIFTSQKEEAVKILQTELQTSMEKVSQLEKEVELKNTKMESILIEKNQEIQAKNAENFTRIQTLEAEKEKYKQDIGHLEETVQKNEDVLQKKTSAVMKLSSLLSDTEQELDAIKQNISTSLAKEDHSNCQKEISELQEEIDLLQLEKRRKLKEFEHIQDALRQKEEDVEAVCEELKQIKMSAQATKNEVEKLTGILQEQTDLASQAEDEKEHLYVKMSGLEKILSDKEDQLEQMKQDTEMRLSVIEELQIKIKDLELCLTDHKADKMKLLEGKEHLSDVEKNFVTLYHDFNQLTKDYDHEKEQHIQELDLLQEKLVDFEEIKNRFSKEQELCLKLQDDLNRERSHPRQDTTVLLKLADKLRKQEDKITGLTCDYESARTKLELSASQINQLMQDLKEANENMNIEKVNHSSLAQQYNDLQAEQEKIVAEVEAGKVSIATLQTEKNALEVEIQSFEFKMKQLQLEKEEFRRDLEKAIQDSKDQIKQQVEERSTARMAVLEQELCKCNALVATLERKNKKLQDEQTQESATEGLKKLKEERDNLEYRLDKRTERVRELEKLLRQYDREMEEYKSTIAKLEKEDATEDLTKLKEEKNSLEQRLYKRTGRVRELERLLRQYDREIEEYKSTIAKLEKEDATEDLTKLNNENKSLEQQLSKRTERVRELEKLLRQYDREIDDYKSTIEKLGKEDATEDLTKLKEEKNNLEQRLHKRTGRVRELERLLRQYDREIEEYKSTIAKHENVQKQELTSSQTAGQENKVEKLQDELKITRATYEEKISSLQEKVKHSETRMFRLKEQLRVQTTQHNDSMAGQSKTRMATRSTISSGGFVQQTKLDILELDMAKLQREKKLIEKELAKYKDIEVKRRDENQALLDQNSRLKTHLRKLKQLPPKRVLQENNVDFIEEKSSLSVKDSLQEGQHSTSFEKPKENLDDACKSQ; encoded by the exons aTGCAAAACAGTGATTCTGTGAAAGTTAGCATCAGAGTGAGGCCCTTCATTGGAAG AGAGTCTGGTTGTGAAAGTCAATGGGATGTTGACACACATAAAATTAGTTTGAAAAAGAAAGACACTAGAGACCGACTCCGATCGTATATTTATG ATCGTGTTTTCAACCATgatgaaaaaacaaatgatGTTTACGAAGAAATTGCAGAACCGATTGTTCAGTCAGCTATGCAAGGCTTTAATG GTACGGTGTTCGCTTATGGCCAAACATCATCTGGAAAAACATACACTATGTTTGGTTCCCAGACTAACCCAGGGATTATACCAATGGCTATTCACGATATATTTACTGGAATTGAAAAG ACACCGGAAAGAGAGTTTTTGTTGCGTGTGTCTTACTTGGAAATATACAATGAAAATTTGAAGGATCTTCTTGCGAAAGATTTTGTGACATTAACTATTAGAGAAGACGAGTTT aaaaatgtaaatgtgTCTGGGCTTACTGAACATATGGTGGCTTCACCTAAAGATGTTCAGCGTTACATTGCACGTGGTGAACAAACGCGACAGATGGCTGCGACCAACATGAATGATCGTAGCAGCAGATCACatgctatttttaaaatg aTTATCGAAAGCAGAGAGCGGGTCGATATGAATCGCACTCGTGATGGGGATGAAACAGCAGTCAAAGTTGCGCAATTA AATTTCGTTGATCTAGCTGGTTCAGAGCGTGCCAGTCAAACTGGTGCTGAAGGACAAAGGCTTAAGGAAGGTTGTTACATCAACAAAAGTTTAATGATTCTAGGTCAAGTTATCAACCAAATTTGCAAGGACAGTGAGGCTGGAGGAGGCTCATT ATTCATAAGCTTCAGAGACTCGAAGTTGACACGAATTTTGCAACCTTCTTTAGGCGGAAATGCGCTGACAGCAATCATCTGTACAGTGACATTGGCAGTTGCGGATGAAACTGAAAGCACGTTGAGG TTTGCAAGCAGTGCTAAACAGATCAAGAACAAACCACAGGTCAATGAAGTTTTATCTGATGCTGCTCTGCTCATCAGACAGAAACGTGAGATAAATGAGCTACGAAAACGAATTAAAGAA ATGGAAAAGGAAAAGAAAAGTGAGCAGAATGAAATCTCTTGTCTTCAGCAAAATGAACTAGAAGATAAAATCCAAAAACTCACAAGAATGTTGCTTGTTTCAAGTTTGCCTGCAGACCATAAG cAAAAGCAAAGAATACGAAGGGAGACCTGGTGTCCTGGAGCAAAAGGCAGACCCAAGGGAAGTGCTTTAGGATATCAGGTTTCTCCAGCACAGAACAGCATCCTTGAGCAAACTAGGC AATTTTCTTCGATTGACTGCTCTAGGTTTCTTGAGGAACTTGACCAAGATGAACAATCTCGGATTGTGTTGTCCCCTTCCCAAGCTCCGAAACGACACTTTATTGATGAATCCACTTTAAACTCATCTATAGCTGCAAAAAGGATTCGATTT GCTGAGCCAGTAAGCACTTGGAAATTGTTGGAGGAAGATCTTAAACATGTGCAAGAAGAACTTGCTGCTACCAAAGATTCTCTTGAAGCAGAAAAGTCTGTTTCAAAAGACCTAATTGAAAAGGTTGACAAG ttaaatgaaataaatgtggAGTATCATAACAAAATTGATGTTCTTCAAAAACAACTTGCCACAAAAGACGAAATGGAAAtgaaaataagaaaactgGAAACTGAT GCAAAATTGCAAGATGAAGTGATTGAACAGTTCTTAATGGAACAAACTGCAGAAGAAAACGAAAAAGAAGAATTGAAGAACAAGATTCATGAGCTCTCACAGCAGATAGTTGCTTTAGAGAAAAGAAATATTGCCAACAGCAACGCTGGTG GTTACCAACTTGAGCTTCAAGATCTTTACGGGCAGCTTAAAGATACTGGAATGGAAAAACGACGTTTGCAACAACAAGTAGACGAGGAAACGGAACGATCACGATTACTTACATCCGATGTAGAAAGATTATCACTTGACATAACGAAAATGAAAGAGGATGCAGCTCAGGAAGTGGAGGAGTACAAAGAAAAG GTGTCATCTTTGCAATCTCAACTTGAGGCTAGTTTGTCATCCACTAAG tCTCCAGACCACACTGATAAAAtggaaaatgaaattttggttCTTAAATCTGAACTTACTTCAAGAGATGACATTATATCTGATTTACGAAAGTCCTTGAATCAGCTCGAGGAAGAATTGTCTGAAATGGCACTGAAGAGAGAAAAAC ATGTCACGTTTCAAGATCAACATCAAGACATGAGTGCAAGTATTTGCCAAAACAT GTCTGAAACTCATAAAGCTAATAGTGTAAAACACAGCATGATTGGTGAAAGAACCCACTGTTTAGAAGAAGCCCTCGAACAGTGTGAGTTTATGGCCACTGAGAAAGAAGActtaaagaaagaaaaggatgaaattatgtttaaatACTTGGAGAAGGATAAATACATCGATGAGCT aaaaagcAATGTTGATAAAATGTCAGCTGAGATTAATGCTTTAGAAGAACAAGCAGATTTTGATagaaatgaaaagaaaattttatttgaagaagAG aaacaaaatcaAGAGGAgattgaaaagctgaaagaTAACTTACAATCACTCCAGAATGAAACAGAAGCAATGGTTGAGAAACATAATGAAAAAATCCTGATGTTGCAAAGAAATATAAATGAATTGaaaaatgatttgaaaacG TCACCAGAAAACCATCAGAGAACGATTTTGTTTCTCAAGGAGGATGTCGCAAACCATGAGAAAAGTGCAAAAGATGCTCAGGATTTGCTTCAAGAATCGAGTCGAAAACTTTCAGAAGCGAAAGGAGAGATAATTGATCTTCAAAATACAATA AAATCTAAAGATTCTGAGCTGACTAAGTTGCAATCTGACTTGGAGAGCTACATGTCACTAGTAGAGATGTACGCAGAATCTGGTGCTGTCAAACGTTGCTTGGAAAGGTCAACTGCTGAGAACACGGCTTCCAATTATG ATGATAAAGACTTCAATCAGAGCGGAAATGAGGAAAGTAACTTGACTGAATCACTGAAACGAGACCTCGAGGAACGAACAGAAGAACTGCATTCTGTTCAACAAACCAAAGATTTGCTTGTCAgtgattttgaaaaatctaGATCTCAACAAGAAAGGGTGATTGACGACCTTAAAGTTGAACTTTTGGAAACTAAGGCGAAACTTCAAAAGATTTT GCTTCAAACTGAAACTCATCGGTGTGTGCACGATATACTAGTTCAAGTTTCAGATAATGCGGAACAGGATGCGCTGCAATCACAGGCGGAAGAGCATCAAAAATATGAACAAGCTCTTCAGATAGAAAACAGTCAACTATTGAAGAACGCAACAGCTAGTCATACCTCTCTAGAAGAGGCGCGGCAAAAATTAATTACCTTGGAAAATTGTGTTTCTGATAAGGATAATATAATCTTGAAACTTGAAAGGCAAACTCTTCATCTCATGGaagaaaacaagaaaacagaAACAACCTGTCAAGAGGCTCAAAGATTTTCAGAGGAACGAGATCAAAAAGCATCTCAACTGGAGACTGATTTACTGCTgatgaaagaaaatatgacAGGATTAGAAAGTAAGGTTGCTGAAGTAGAAGAATTAGAAAAGAAACTCAGTCTATCTGACGAAAACCTGACTTTAATGAAATCATCCATAGAAGAGCATGAAAGGAAGTTGGAACAATGCCAGAACACAATTGAAATGACAAAGGATGAATTAAACATTGCATCAGAGGAGTTGCAATTGAAGACTCAATGTATTTCGGATTTAGAAGCAAAGCTCACCACAAAAGAAATTGATCTTGCCAACTCCCTGAAAGTTATCACTGAGCTAGAGGAAAACGTTGCCAAATTGAGAATACAGTTTGAAAACCAGATGCAAGAATTAGAGACACATCATTCCCAAGACGATACCTCCAGTATTCAAATACGAGAGGAGCTGTATCAGAAGAATGAGAAAATCTGTCAGCTTCAATCAAATCTTGATCGTCTACGAAACCAGCATCAAAGCAGTATTGATGAAGCCAATCGACTCCAAGAAGAGGTTTTTAAATTCCAAGATAAAGCTGCAAAACTGGAGAAGTCTTTACTAGAAAAAGCTGATCTCAATGAAAAGCAAAGTATTCTTTTAGAAGAGATGAAAACGAAGAATCTTCAGTTAGAAGAAACACTTTCCCAGAATCATTCAGCATCAAACAATATAAAGAAAATAGCTGAAGAGTGTGATACCTTGAAATCGAAACATGCTGAACAGAAATTCCAAGACTCTGAATCGAAGTTGCATGATTGCTCGGAGAAGCTTAAAAAGACAGATGACATCATTTCTGTACCACAACCAACCGATGAATTGGAAACACTCATTCAAGCAAATGCCAAACTAGAAAATGAACTATTGGAAAAAGAAAGCCAGTTAAGAGCTGCCTTACTTGAAGTAGAAAAGGAAAAATCTGCCATTTGTCAACTTCAGGCCAAAGTCGAGAATTTGGAGCAAAGCGAATTATCAAAACAAGCTCAGCAAATGCAACTCCTTCAAAATCAGGATCATTTATCGGAAGTGGAGCAGAACTTTGTCACCTTATACAGTGAATTCAACGAGATATCAGGGAAACATTCTGCACTTGTAGAAGAAGTCAACGTTGGAAAAATTCAGCGAGACCAACTCATGGAGGAAATGGCTGAAAAAGATGTTCTGATCACAAACCTGGATGCAAAAACCAAATCTTTGGAATGCGACCTGACAGATGTTTTGAATAATGCTGAGAGAGAGCAAGTGAAATGCAGAGAGCTTGAGGATCAAGTTAAAACAATTCGTTCTCACATCCTTGATCTTGAAAATACTTACGAGGAGTCAAGAATCAAAGCTGCAGAGTCGGAGATGAAGCTCACTGATCTTAATTCTTTATTAAGATCAAAAGAGGAAGAGATATTATCTTTAACTTCAAACTTGAACAAACTTCAAAACACCCAAGAATTTGAATCAAAGGATTTTCAAACTTCGAGTCAAGTTCAGTCACTTGCGACAGAGCTGGAAAAACATAAAGAAACCATCAACTCCCTTGAAAAGGAGATtgaagaaaaggaaaaaaaagtTGCCGCactgattttacaaaaaaatgaagaacTCAAACAATTGGAAACTGAATTGCAAAGCTTAAGAGAGTCAAGTGCTGAACTTCAGATAGAAGCAGATGCGAAGGCAGGTGAATTTGAGGACATGTTGCTCCAAAAATCTCAAGAAGTGGAGGAAAAAAGCATGGAAACTTCCATTTACATCCAGTCCCTTGAAGCTGAAATAGGACAGCACAAAGAAACCATAAGTTGTCTTGAAAAGAGCATTCAAGAAACAAAAGATCTCTTAAAAGAAGCAAGTACCATATTTACTTCCCAAAAAGAAGAAGCAGTTAAGATTTTACAAACTGAATTGCAGACCTCAATGGAGAAAGTCTCACAGCTTGAAAAGGAAGTAGAACTTAAAAACACCAAAATGGAAAGCATATTAATTGAGAAGAATCAAGAGATACAGGCAAAGAATGCAGAAAATTTCACTCGCATTCAGACACTGGAAGCAGAAAAAGAGAAATATAAACAAGACATTGGCCATCTAGAAGAGACTGTCCAAAAGAATGAAGATGTCTTACAGAAGAAGACCTCAGCAGTAATGAAACTTAGCTCGCTCTTAAGTGACACAGAACAAGAACTTGATGCAATAAAGCAAAACATCTCGACCAGTCTTGCCAAGGAAGATCATAGCAACTGTCAAAAGGAAATCAGTGAGCTTCAAGAAGAAATCGACCTTCTTCAGTTAGAGAAGCGGCGGAAACTTAAAGAATTTGAACACATCCAGGATGCTTTACGCCAGAAAGAAGAAGACGTGGAAGCTGTTTGTGAGGAGCTAAAGCAGATTAAAATGTCTGCACAAGCAACCAAAAACGAGGTTGAGAAGCTAACTGGGATCTTGCAGGAACAAACTGACCTGGCTTCTCAGGCAGAAGATGAAAAGGAGCACCTCTATGTCAAGATGTCTGGTTTAGAAAAAATCCTCAGCGATAAAGAAGATCAATTAGAGCAGATGAAGCAGGACACGGAAATGCGACTCTCTGTTATAGAAGAACttcaaatcaaaatcaaaGATCTTGAACTGTGTTTAACTGACCACAAAGCTGATAAAATGAAGCTTCTGGAAGGAAAGGAACACTTATCAGATGTAGAGAAGAACTTTGTCACCTTATATCATGACTTCAACCAACTGACGAAAGATTATGACCATGAAAAAGAGCAACATATTCAGGAACTTGATTTGTTGCAAGAAAAACTGGTTGATTTTGAGGAGATAAAGAACAGATTTTCCAAAGAACAAGAATTGTGTTTGAAACTGCAGGATGATCTTAACAGAGAGCGATCTCATCCCAGGCAAGATACCACAGTCCTTCTTAAGCTTGCAGACAAATTGAGAAAGCAAGAAGATAAGATAACTGGTCTCACATGTGATTATGAATCTGCGAGAACAAAACTCGAGCTTTCAGCTTCACAAATAAATCAGCTGATGCAGGACCTCAAAGAAGCCAATGAAAATATGAACATTGAAAAG GTAAACCACTCATCACTTGCTCAACAGTACAATGACCTTCAGGCGGAACAAGAGAAAATTGTTGCTGAGGTCGAAGCTGGTAAAGTGTCAATTGCAACTCTGCAAACTGAGAAAAATGCACTTGAGGTTGAG ATTCAAAGCTTTGAGTTCAAGATGAAACAATTGCAATTGGAAAAGGAAGAATTTAGAAGAGACCTTGAAAAAGCGATTCAAGACTCAAAGGATCAAATAAAGCAGCAGGTTGAAGAG AGAAGCACTGCACGTATGGCTGTTTTAGAGCAAGAGCTTTGCAAATGCAATGCACTGGTGGCAACTTtggaaagaaaaaataaaaagcttcAGGATGAACAAACTCAG GAAAGTGCAACAGAAGGATTGAAAAAACTAAAGGAAGAGAGGGACAATCTTGAGTATCGCCTTGAT AAACGAACTGAACGTGTGCGAGAGTTGGAAAAATTACTTCGTCAATACGACAGGGAAATGGAGGAATACAAAAGCACAATTGCAAAACTTGAAAAG GAAGATGCAACTGAAGATCTAACAAAACTAAAGGAAGAAAAGAATAGTCTTGAACAGCGGCTTTAT AAACGAACTGGTCGTGTCCGAGAATTGGAAAGATTGCTTCGTCAGTACGACAGGGAAATAGAGGAATACAAAAGCACAATTGCAAAACTTGAAAAG GAAGATGCAACTGAAGATCTAACAAAACttaacaatgaaaacaaaagtCTTGAACAGCAACTTAGC AAACGAACTGAACGTGTGAGAGAGTTGGAAAAATTACTTCGTCAATACGACAGGGAAATAGATGATTATAAAAGCACGATTGAAAAACTTGGAAAG GAAGATGCAACTGAAGATCTAACAAAACTAAAGGAAGAAAAGAACAATCTTGAACAGCGGCTTCAT AAACGAACTGGTCGTGTCCGAGAGTTGGAAAGATTGCTTCGTCAGTACGACAGGGAAATAGAGGAATACAAAAGCACAATTGCAAAGCATGAAAACGTTCAAAAACAG GAGCTGACGTCATCCCAAACAGCAGGTCaagaaaacaaagttgaaaagttACAAGATGAACTGAAAATAACAAGAGCAACATATGAAGAAAA AATTTCAAGTCTGCAGGAGAAAGTGAAGCATAGTGAAACCAGAATGTTCCGCCTCAAAGAACAGCTTCGTGTGCAGACAACCCAGCACAATGACAGCA TGGCAGGACAATCTAAAACACGAATGGCTACGAGGTCAACGATTTCATCCGGTGGGTTTGTGCAACAAACCAAGCTTGATATTCTTGAACTAGATATGGCAAAACTTCAACGTGAGAAGAAGCTCATAGAAAAAGAACTCGCCAAGTACAAAGATATTGAAGTGAAAAGAAG AGACGAAAATCAAGCCCTTCTTGACCAAAATTCTCGGCTGAAAACACATCTTCGAAAATTGAAACAGCTTCCTCCAAAAAGAGTCTTACAAGAAAATAATGTTGACtttattgaagaaaaatcGAGCTTATCAGTGAAAG attcGCTACAGGAAGGGCAACATTCAACATCATTTGAGAaaccaaaagaaaatttagatGATGCTTGCAAATCACAATAG